From a single Osmerus mordax isolate fOsmMor3 chromosome 6, fOsmMor3.pri, whole genome shotgun sequence genomic region:
- the LOC136944400 gene encoding uncharacterized protein has protein sequence MHADEWSWNQEVHECAVLCAGGLTLGSFVSLSVLYALYLPRPPPPSPLRPLSSKAPSPLPSQAPTPQSSTPPSTFPGPHPPVLYLPSSPPPALYLPRPHPPVLYLPRPPPPSPLRPLPSQLPTPQPSTFPGPQSSTFPGPRPPVLYALYLPSSPPPSPLPSQAPSPLPSQAPAPQSSMPSTFPGPHPPVLYLPSSPPPSPLPSQAPNPQPSTFPAPHPPVLYTLYLPSSPPPSPLPSQAPNPQPSTFPAPHPPVLYTLYLPSPPPPSPLRPLPSQLPSSPPPSPLPSQAPTPQSSTPSTFPGPRPPPPSPLRPLPSQLPTPQPSTFPGPHPPVLYLPSSPPPRPLASQLPTQTRPRLDQTQIQTRLDQTQTIPRPDPDQIRPKIQTQTRLDPY, from the exons ATGCATGCTGATGAATGGTCCTGGAACCAGGAAGTGCATGAGTGCGCGGTGCTGTGCGCGGGGGGGTTGACCCTGGGGTCGTTTGTTTCCCTCTCTG tcctcTACGCCCTCTACCTTCccaggcccccaccccccagtcctcTACGCCCTCTATCTTCCAAGGCCCCCAGCCCTCTACCTTCCCAGGCTCCCACCCCCCAGTCCTCTACGCCCCCCTCTACCTTCccaggcccccaccccccagtcctctaccttcccagctccccaccccccgccctctACCTTCCCAGgccccaccccccagtcctcTACCTTCCcaggcccccgccccccagTCCTCTACGCCCTCTACCTTCccagctccccaccccccagccctctaccTTCCCAGGCCCCCAGTCCTCTACCTTCCcaggcccccgccccccagTCCTCTATGCCCTCTACCTTCccagctccccaccccccagccctctaccTTCCCAGGCCCCCAGTCCTCTACCTTCCcaggcccccgccccccagTCCTCTATGCCCTCTACCTTCccaggcccccaccccccagtcctctaccttcccagctccccaccccccagccctctaccTTCCCaggcccccaacccccagccctctaccttcccagccccccaccccccagtcctcTACACCCTCTACCTTCccagctccccaccccccagccctctaccTTCCCaggcccccaacccccagccctctaccttcccagccccccaccccccagtcctcTACACCCTCTACCTtcccagccccccgccccccagtccTCTACGCCCTCTACCTTCCCAGCTCCCCAGctccccacctcccagccctctaccttcccaggcccccaccccccagtcctcTACACCCTCTACcttcccaggccccaggcccccgccccccagTCCTCTACGCCCTCTACCTTCccagctccccaccccccagccctctaccttcccaggcccccaccccccagtcctctaccttcccagctccccacccccccgccctctaGCTTCCCAGCTCcccacccagaccagacccagactagaccagacccagatacagaccagactagaccagacccagaccatacccagaccagacccagaccagatcaGACCCAAGatacagacccagaccagacttGACCCATACTAG